Proteins from a genomic interval of Stomatohabitans albus:
- a CDS encoding ABC transporter substrate-binding protein gives MPQFHKAPALLISLALLAAGCSGGSTTTSSESAMAGGGSGGSGKTIAMHACEPQHLVPSNTADSCGSEILSQLFTPLVRIGSDLKPSFGADNPDTVAETITANDDNSVWTIKLKDGWTFHNGEKVDADAYLRAWNYAVDPKNAQKATNFFEHIKGYQSVVDGTSTELEGLKAVDPMTLEITLESPFAPFITMLSYNAFFPLPKAAMDDINGYNEAPIGNGPFKMDGTWQHNQQINVVRYEDYPGTQADMDAIEHRIYEDYGTAYNDLRAGNIDILEDLPVEQVASYEADLGDRVYENPTSNFGFLSLPVNDDKFKDPKIRKALSMAIDREAIIKAVFNDTRTPADDFVSPLVDGYRKGGCTSCDYNPEEAKKLYDEAGGIQGPIEVWFNSGAGHEEWIEAVANNWKQNLGVEDVKFQSMIFADYLSKLEEHTVTGPYRMAWLADYPSMENYLSSLLGKDGASNYGSYDNPRVDDLIKQGNQAKTLEESVKLYQQADDIINEDMPMIPILYSTKFSGTGERISNFSLDFGDHVEILKLKVAE, from the coding sequence GATTTCCCTTGCTCTGCTGGCCGCTGGATGCTCGGGAGGTAGTACCACAACTAGCTCAGAATCTGCGATGGCTGGTGGTGGTTCGGGCGGTTCAGGAAAAACGATCGCAATGCATGCCTGCGAACCCCAGCACCTCGTTCCATCCAATACTGCTGATTCTTGTGGATCAGAGATTCTTAGCCAATTATTCACGCCACTTGTTCGCATTGGTAGTGACTTAAAACCCAGCTTCGGTGCTGATAATCCCGATACCGTTGCAGAGACGATTACAGCCAATGATGACAATTCTGTTTGGACCATCAAACTCAAGGATGGATGGACCTTCCACAATGGTGAAAAGGTTGATGCTGATGCCTATCTCCGGGCTTGGAATTACGCAGTTGATCCCAAGAATGCCCAGAAAGCAACAAACTTTTTTGAGCATATCAAGGGTTATCAGAGTGTTGTAGACGGAACAAGCACAGAGCTAGAAGGCCTCAAAGCGGTAGATCCCATGACGTTGGAAATTACGTTGGAGTCACCCTTTGCTCCCTTCATCACCATGTTGAGCTATAACGCATTCTTCCCCTTACCAAAGGCGGCTATGGATGACATCAATGGCTACAACGAAGCACCGATCGGTAATGGGCCATTCAAGATGGATGGTACCTGGCAACACAATCAGCAGATCAATGTGGTTCGCTACGAAGATTATCCTGGCACTCAAGCCGATATGGATGCGATTGAACATCGTATCTACGAGGATTATGGAACGGCCTACAACGACCTGCGAGCTGGCAATATCGACATCCTTGAAGATCTCCCTGTAGAACAAGTAGCGTCCTACGAAGCTGACTTGGGAGATCGGGTTTATGAGAACCCCACATCAAACTTTGGGTTCTTGTCCCTCCCGGTGAATGATGACAAGTTCAAAGATCCCAAGATTCGTAAAGCATTATCAATGGCTATCGATCGTGAAGCGATCATCAAGGCAGTCTTTAACGACACCCGCACACCTGCTGATGACTTTGTGAGCCCACTTGTTGATGGATACCGCAAGGGTGGGTGTACCTCATGCGATTACAACCCCGAAGAAGCTAAGAAACTCTATGACGAAGCCGGGGGAATCCAAGGGCCCATCGAGGTGTGGTTTAACAGTGGTGCTGGCCACGAAGAGTGGATTGAAGCAGTAGCCAATAACTGGAAACAAAACCTGGGTGTCGAGGACGTCAAGTTCCAATCCATGATTTTTGCTGACTACCTGAGCAAGCTTGAGGAGCATACTGTCACTGGTCCATACCGGATGGCTTGGTTGGCTGACTATCCATCGATGGAGAATTACCTCAGCTCGTTACTCGGCAAAGACGGTGCATCCAACTACGGCAGCTATGACAACCCCAGGGTTGATGACTTGATTAAACAAGGGAACCAAGCCAAGACCCTTGAGGAATCAGTCAAGCTGTACCAGCAAGCTGATGACATCATCAATGAAGACATGCCGATGATTCCGATCCTGTATTCAACAAAGTTCTCTGGTACAGGTGAACGCATTTCTAACTTCAGCCTCGACTTTGGTGATCACGTCGAAATCTTGAAGTTGAAGGTTGCTGAATAG
- a CDS encoding ABC transporter permease, whose product MGRYLIRRILQFIPVFLGATLLIYSLVFLIPGDPIRALSGDRALPESVQMELRDRYNLDDPFLIQYGKYVGVVPDEEDGFNGLLQGNFGTNFRGRPVTEIIGEAFPVTAKLAFLAFCIEVVMGIAIGVLAGLRSGSFIDNFVKISTILVISIPIFVIGYVAQLYLGVEWKIFPVAYRAADGIRAMILPALVLASLSLAYVARLTRTSLIENRRADYVRTARSKGMPKHRVIIHHTLRNSLIPVVTYLGFDLGALMAGAIVTESIFNIPGLGRAAYQGVILQEGTVVVGIVTALVLIYMISNLVVDMLYAWLDPRIRYE is encoded by the coding sequence GTGGGCCGGTATTTGATCCGGCGAATCTTGCAATTTATTCCTGTGTTTTTGGGAGCCACCCTCCTTATCTATTCATTGGTCTTTTTGATCCCGGGTGACCCAATCCGAGCCCTGTCTGGTGACCGAGCCCTGCCTGAGTCAGTCCAGATGGAGTTGCGAGATCGCTATAACTTAGATGATCCATTCCTGATCCAGTACGGCAAATATGTCGGCGTGGTACCCGATGAAGAGGACGGATTTAATGGTCTCCTTCAGGGCAACTTTGGTACAAACTTTCGTGGCCGTCCGGTCACTGAAATCATCGGAGAAGCCTTCCCGGTGACCGCAAAGCTTGCCTTTCTCGCCTTCTGTATAGAAGTCGTCATGGGTATCGCAATCGGTGTCCTAGCTGGCCTCCGATCGGGTTCCTTTATCGATAATTTCGTGAAGATCAGCACGATTTTGGTCATCAGTATTCCGATTTTCGTTATCGGGTATGTCGCCCAGCTGTATTTGGGTGTGGAGTGGAAGATTTTCCCTGTCGCCTATCGAGCCGCTGACGGTATTCGTGCCATGATTTTGCCAGCACTCGTACTGGCTAGTCTGTCCTTGGCATATGTAGCCCGTCTCACCCGCACAAGTCTGATTGAGAATCGACGCGCCGACTATGTGCGTACAGCACGCTCAAAAGGCATGCCAAAACACCGCGTGATCATACATCACACCTTGCGTAACTCCCTCATTCCCGTAGTCACCTATCTCGGTTTTGACCTTGGTGCCTTGATGGCAGGCGCAATCGTTACAGAATCGATTTTCAACATTCCAGGTTTAGGTCGTGCTGCCTATCAAGGCGTCATCTTGCAAGAAGGCACTGTTGTCGTAGGCATCGTGACTGCACTCGTGTTGATCTACATGATTTCCAACTTGGTTGTAGACATGTTGTACGCCTGGTTAGACCCAAGGATTCGTTATGAGTAG
- a CDS encoding ABC transporter permease has product MSSTAEPQEQMESAFAAEENQSFEAPDAIGRRTSLWGDAWRLLRKNPLFMVSALLLIIIVAMAIFPQLFTMLSSAQDCAAASSNTGAYCWRDPVYSELGRSAEGPSALHWFGFDVQGRDMFTRVIYGARNSISIGLTTTFGLFLVALILGALAGYFGGWLDALIARIADTFFAIPTTLAGIAFLNLLPNRGVIEVSAVLIAFGWPGMMRIVRSSVVGEREREYVQAAKALGSGPVRIITRHILPNSLAPVVVYATLMVGSMIGAEATLSYLGVGLQLPTISWGLMVSEAQKRLLQAPHLLFFPGTFISVTVFSFILMGDALRDALDPRLR; this is encoded by the coding sequence ATGAGTAGCACCGCTGAACCACAAGAACAAATGGAATCGGCGTTCGCGGCAGAAGAAAACCAATCGTTTGAAGCCCCTGATGCTATTGGCCGACGTACAAGCCTGTGGGGTGATGCTTGGCGGTTGTTGCGTAAGAACCCACTCTTTATGGTCTCGGCGCTCCTGCTCATCATTATTGTTGCCATGGCTATATTCCCTCAGTTATTTACGATGTTGAGTTCGGCACAAGACTGTGCCGCCGCTTCGTCCAATACCGGGGCGTATTGCTGGCGTGACCCTGTTTACTCTGAATTGGGGCGCAGTGCGGAAGGCCCGTCCGCCTTGCACTGGTTTGGCTTTGATGTCCAAGGACGCGACATGTTTACCCGTGTCATTTATGGGGCACGTAACTCTATTTCTATCGGCTTGACTACTACCTTTGGACTATTCCTGGTCGCCTTGATCTTGGGTGCTTTGGCTGGGTACTTCGGTGGCTGGCTTGATGCCTTGATTGCACGCATTGCTGATACCTTCTTTGCGATTCCGACGACGTTGGCTGGCATTGCGTTCTTGAACTTGTTGCCTAATCGCGGTGTTATTGAAGTGTCAGCCGTACTCATTGCATTTGGATGGCCAGGCATGATGCGTATCGTGCGCTCCAGCGTCGTTGGAGAGCGTGAACGTGAATATGTCCAAGCGGCTAAAGCACTTGGATCGGGGCCAGTCCGCATTATTACGCGTCATATTTTGCCCAACTCACTGGCTCCGGTTGTTGTGTATGCCACACTGATGGTGGGGTCCATGATTGGTGCGGAAGCCACACTCAGCTACTTGGGTGTGGGGCTCCAATTACCAACAATTAGTTGGGGTCTCATGGTTAGTGAAGCCCAAAAGCGGTTATTGCAAGCTCCTCATCTCTTGTTTTTCCCTGGCACCTTTATCAGTGTCACCGTCTTTAGCTTCATTTTGATGGGTGATGCGTTACGCGATGCATTGGATCCGAGGTTGCGATGA
- a CDS encoding ABC transporter ATP-binding protein translates to MTRLSNQTELSKKPDTIGGQPLDMNAPLLEVKDLSVEFRTDSGVVHATNQLTWTLNEGETVAILGESGSGKSVSSQAVMGILDSPPGFITNGTAKFRGVDLLKLTDKEKRQVQGRRIAMIFQDALTALNPVYTVGWQISEMFRVHEGLSRREARERSIDLLGSVGIPSPELRYDNYPHEFSGGMRQRAMIAMAISLDPDVLIADEPTTALDVTVQAQVMELLASLQQRYNMGLVLITHDLGVVAGVADRLVVMYAGTAVERAGVMDLYGNPLHPYTRGLMDSIPRADQVGGRLNPIIGQPPDLSAIPPGCPFHPRCPIAVPGKCNTERPTMRTIAEGRDVACHFAEVNE, encoded by the coding sequence ATGACACGATTATCTAATCAAACCGAACTCAGTAAGAAGCCAGACACTATTGGTGGGCAACCTCTTGATATGAATGCCCCACTCCTTGAAGTAAAGGACCTGAGTGTAGAGTTCCGTACTGACAGTGGCGTGGTGCATGCTACAAACCAATTGACCTGGACGCTGAACGAAGGTGAAACCGTTGCGATCCTGGGTGAATCAGGGTCGGGGAAATCCGTCAGTAGCCAGGCTGTTATGGGGATTTTGGACTCTCCTCCGGGCTTCATTACCAACGGAACGGCTAAGTTTCGTGGAGTTGATTTATTGAAGCTAACGGATAAAGAAAAGCGCCAAGTTCAGGGTCGGCGTATCGCCATGATTTTCCAAGATGCGCTAACCGCCCTGAATCCCGTGTATACCGTCGGGTGGCAGATCAGTGAGATGTTCCGTGTTCATGAGGGGTTAAGCCGTCGAGAAGCACGCGAACGGTCGATTGATTTGCTTGGAAGTGTCGGTATCCCCAGCCCTGAGTTGCGCTATGACAATTATCCCCATGAGTTCAGTGGCGGTATGCGGCAGCGCGCAATGATCGCAATGGCTATTTCGTTGGATCCTGACGTCTTGATTGCTGATGAACCAACAACGGCTCTGGACGTTACGGTGCAAGCGCAAGTCATGGAGCTGCTCGCAAGTTTGCAGCAGCGCTACAACATGGGACTCGTGTTAATTACGCACGACCTCGGGGTTGTTGCTGGTGTGGCAGATCGTCTTGTTGTCATGTATGCCGGCACCGCCGTTGAGCGTGCAGGTGTAATGGATTTATATGGCAACCCGTTGCACCCCTATACCAGAGGACTGATGGACTCGATCCCTCGTGCCGATCAGGTAGGCGGTCGACTAAACCCGATCATCGGGCAGCCACCAGACTTGAGTGCTATTCCACCAGGATGCCCCTTCCACCCCCGCTGTCCTATCGCCGTTCCTGGCAAGTGCAATACTGAGCGTCCCACGATGCGGACCATTGCTGAAGGACGCGATGTGGCTTGTCACTTTGCGGAGGTCAACGAATGA
- a CDS encoding dipeptide ABC transporter ATP-binding protein has product MIETDEIRPDFVPDEEAILRARDIKTYFPIRQGILFKRVVGHVKAVDGVSFNLRKGETLGLVGESGCGKSTLARTLLRLVEPTSGQAFFEDRDMFAMGSKEMRELRRKVQIIFQDPYASLNPRMTVGDIIGEAFEIHPEVAKGKNARDEVRALLDRVGLNPDYENRYPHQFSGGQRQRIGIARALALNPDVVILDEPVSALDVSVQAQVINLLEDLQQELGLSYVFIAHDLGVVRHICDRVAVMYLGRIAEIGTEADIYERALHPYTQALLSAVPVPDPHVRDVSNRILLKGDLPSPANPPSGCTFRTRCWKATQQCEREVPTLAEGMEKGHRASCFYADQLDPSQGALPIAPNAD; this is encoded by the coding sequence ATGATTGAAACAGACGAAATCCGCCCTGACTTTGTGCCTGACGAAGAAGCAATTTTGCGTGCTCGGGACATCAAAACCTATTTCCCTATCCGTCAAGGCATCTTATTTAAGCGTGTTGTTGGCCATGTCAAGGCTGTTGATGGGGTTAGCTTCAACCTTCGAAAAGGTGAAACACTTGGGCTAGTGGGAGAATCCGGTTGTGGGAAGTCCACGTTGGCCCGAACTCTGCTTCGTCTTGTTGAACCAACGAGTGGTCAGGCCTTTTTTGAAGATCGTGACATGTTCGCCATGGGTTCAAAAGAGATGCGTGAATTGCGCCGCAAAGTGCAGATCATTTTCCAAGATCCGTACGCATCATTGAATCCACGTATGACCGTTGGCGACATTATTGGTGAAGCATTTGAAATTCATCCTGAAGTAGCCAAAGGCAAAAATGCTCGTGACGAAGTGCGTGCACTACTTGATCGCGTTGGTCTGAACCCTGACTATGAAAATCGGTACCCCCACCAGTTCTCTGGTGGGCAGCGTCAACGTATTGGGATTGCACGGGCCTTAGCCCTCAACCCCGATGTCGTTATTCTTGACGAACCGGTATCAGCTCTTGACGTCAGTGTCCAAGCCCAGGTCATTAACCTACTGGAAGACTTACAACAAGAACTTGGGCTTAGTTATGTATTCATAGCCCACGACCTTGGCGTAGTTCGCCATATCTGTGACCGTGTCGCGGTGATGTACTTGGGTCGAATCGCTGAAATTGGTACTGAGGCTGACATTTATGAACGCGCCTTACACCCCTATACACAGGCGTTATTGAGTGCGGTGCCAGTTCCTGATCCTCATGTCCGTGATGTGAGCAACCGAATCTTGCTTAAAGGCGACTTACCAAGTCCTGCCAACCCACCAAGTGGCTGTACGTTTAGGACACGTTGCTGGAAGGCTACCCAGCAGTGTGAACGTGAGGTACCCACACTGGCTGAAGGTATGGAGAAGGGGCACCGGGCCAGCTGTTTCTATGCTGACCAGCTCGACCCTAGCCAAGGTGCCCTACCAATTGCGCCAAACGCAGACTAA
- the sepH gene encoding septation protein SepH has product MYNGELVGYTADLSHLVVAVDGLPQRVRIPLTQAFADTVAELMVGRSQHDGQGGGVMATRLLRDPRVQERAALAADREASRLSPKAIQRRLRAGDSPEAVAKAAGTSVAHILRWYQPIKAEQDQLIDIVRGAVQERASLGYSSVPIGDAVIEHLRDHGVNTETIRWTAAKPDNRDTWVVSVHYVTPSGTASRVARWTCDPVSMQVTPRDEHARDLGWVDPGPGHKGAKPLSQREALGITPNPSQPLVAQDPSRDKLVASRTSPRGRSTPTVAPREKYVPFQNYERARPPSPRRPLGD; this is encoded by the coding sequence ATGTACAACGGAGAACTAGTTGGCTATACCGCAGATCTGTCCCACCTTGTTGTCGCGGTGGACGGGTTACCCCAGCGTGTGCGTATTCCGTTGACCCAAGCATTTGCTGATACTGTCGCAGAACTCATGGTTGGTCGTAGCCAACATGATGGGCAGGGGGGTGGCGTTATGGCCACGCGACTGCTTCGTGATCCGAGGGTGCAAGAACGAGCTGCCTTAGCCGCCGATCGTGAGGCCAGCCGATTAAGCCCCAAAGCTATTCAGCGACGCCTGCGCGCTGGCGATAGCCCAGAGGCGGTTGCGAAAGCAGCTGGAACCAGCGTGGCGCATATTCTTCGCTGGTACCAGCCAATTAAAGCTGAACAAGACCAACTTATCGATATTGTTCGTGGCGCCGTGCAAGAGCGGGCAAGTCTTGGATACTCATCGGTACCAATTGGTGATGCAGTCATCGAGCATCTTCGGGACCATGGGGTGAATACAGAAACAATACGCTGGACCGCTGCGAAACCAGATAATCGAGATACCTGGGTTGTAAGTGTGCACTACGTGACCCCATCTGGTACCGCGTCTCGTGTTGCCCGCTGGACTTGTGATCCTGTCTCTATGCAGGTAACACCGCGAGATGAACATGCCCGTGATCTCGGTTGGGTTGACCCTGGTCCTGGACACAAAGGAGCTAAGCCACTCAGTCAACGTGAAGCACTGGGTATTACTCCAAATCCGAGTCAGCCACTCGTTGCCCAAGATCCTTCCCGCGACAAATTAGTCGCCAGTCGTACAAGCCCACGCGGAAGGAGCACCCCGACGGTTGCGCCGAGAGAGAAGTACGTCCCATTCCAAAACTACGAACGGGCCCGTCCACCGAGTCCCCGACGGCCTTTAGGAGACTAG
- a CDS encoding PspC domain-containing protein, with amino-acid sequence MSVVSTEFRRDRSRAIVGGVCAGLATYFGSTPNSMRLVFVLTFLGLSGVSLPIYFILWVLIPADSPREPSKNQWMLWLFWLVGPVASILLLGGVLSAELPLDISLGMTMITIGGLLLSSPRPLPQPSAPRYAPGQVITKERTEELE; translated from the coding sequence ATGAGCGTTGTTTCCACCGAGTTCCGTCGTGACCGTAGCCGGGCGATTGTCGGCGGTGTATGCGCTGGATTGGCAACCTATTTCGGGTCTACTCCAAATAGTATGCGTCTCGTATTTGTCTTGACGTTCCTCGGACTTAGCGGCGTATCCTTACCAATCTACTTCATTCTGTGGGTGCTTATTCCCGCAGATTCACCGCGTGAACCATCAAAAAATCAGTGGATGTTGTGGCTATTTTGGCTTGTCGGCCCCGTGGCGAGCATACTGCTTCTCGGTGGCGTTCTTTCTGCTGAACTGCCGTTAGACATCAGTCTCGGAATGACAATGATAACTATTGGTGGCTTGTTACTATCGTCGCCACGTCCACTCCCCCAGCCTTCCGCGCCCCGCTACGCGCCTGGTCAAGTGATCACGAAAGAACGTACAGAAGAACTTGAATAG
- a CDS encoding PspC domain-containing protein → MSRFFQPLVTRNPQRGDISGVSRALGQLFGVSTLLVRACIAVLITAKGLGLVVYVLAWALIPKTPKDAEPEVERPRAFRHSLGLVLVTAGIMQICRFIGFWFTDGTALVVTLISMGFVLVWERADDEERRGIDEAMNRLMGGRFPDLNKLGWVRMVVAAIFVASGVGVTVINGLEVKPGDVADFAIAISLTMVGVATVAIPIIQQATHRAEEAQRERVRAEERADMAAHLHDSVLQTLALIQRTHDPGRIHQLSRQQERELRSWLFSDPGTERKNQTVREALEHMASEIEGIWPVKIELVIVGDRPLDDACEQVISATSEAIVNAAKHAQVDQIDVFADIKDTAINIWVRDEGVGFDPDAIEASRQGVRNSIIGRLERLHGQVEIFSQLGEGTEIEISAPLELNEEL, encoded by the coding sequence ATGAGTCGTTTTTTCCAACCGCTGGTCACGCGTAACCCTCAGCGCGGTGATATTTCGGGGGTCTCGCGGGCACTCGGCCAGCTTTTTGGCGTGTCAACACTCTTGGTACGCGCGTGTATCGCCGTGTTGATAACCGCTAAAGGACTCGGCCTTGTTGTGTATGTGCTTGCGTGGGCATTGATCCCAAAAACACCCAAGGATGCTGAGCCAGAGGTTGAACGACCACGAGCATTTCGGCATTCGCTAGGTTTGGTATTGGTGACGGCCGGTATCATGCAAATCTGTCGGTTTATTGGCTTCTGGTTCACCGATGGAACCGCACTCGTCGTAACTCTCATCTCTATGGGGTTCGTACTCGTATGGGAACGCGCTGACGATGAAGAACGACGTGGCATTGATGAGGCGATGAACCGGTTGATGGGTGGTCGCTTCCCTGACCTCAACAAATTGGGGTGGGTACGCATGGTGGTTGCGGCAATATTCGTTGCATCCGGTGTCGGTGTCACGGTTATTAATGGGTTAGAAGTAAAACCTGGTGACGTTGCTGACTTTGCGATTGCCATTTCATTGACGATGGTTGGTGTCGCAACGGTAGCGATCCCGATTATCCAACAGGCAACGCATCGAGCTGAAGAAGCACAGCGAGAACGGGTTCGGGCCGAAGAACGTGCCGATATGGCCGCTCACCTACATGACTCGGTGTTACAAACCTTGGCGCTCATCCAACGCACCCATGATCCCGGCCGTATTCATCAGCTTTCGCGCCAGCAAGAACGTGAATTACGCTCATGGCTATTCAGCGATCCTGGGACAGAACGGAAAAACCAGACGGTTCGAGAAGCGCTCGAACATATGGCAAGTGAAATCGAAGGTATTTGGCCGGTCAAGATTGAGCTAGTGATTGTCGGGGATAGACCGCTTGATGATGCCTGTGAACAAGTCATCTCTGCAACGAGTGAAGCCATTGTCAATGCGGCAAAACATGCGCAGGTTGATCAAATTGACGTATTTGCCGACATCAAAGACACCGCCATTAATATCTGGGTGCGTGACGAAGGTGTGGGATTTGACCCCGATGCCATTGAAGCTTCTCGCCAGGGTGTTCGTAATTCAATTATCGGCCGCTTGGAACGGCTTCATGGACAAGTAGAGATTTTTAGTCAGCTAGGCGAAGGAACAGAAATTGAGATTTCTGCACCGCTAGAACTCAATGAGGAGCTGTAG
- a CDS encoding response regulator transcription factor: protein MSDRPRAQKLTPSVLGKAPAQQESSERIKSDARVVLVDDHRMFLAGVSAEIGEMVDVVGKASSVNEAIEVIYRTKPDVVLLDVHMPDGGGAEVLRRVADAQLTTEQGEPVQFLALSVSDDPTDVISLIRAGARGYLTKSVNATELVDAIERVRSGDAVFSPRLAGFVLDVFASSKQEPVEPVDDPDYDQLTPREREVLQLIARGYAYKQVANRLDISVKTVESHVSSVLRKLQLSSRYELTRWATDRRIV, encoded by the coding sequence ATGAGTGACCGTCCCCGCGCCCAAAAACTTACCCCTTCTGTGTTGGGTAAGGCGCCCGCACAACAAGAATCGAGTGAACGAATTAAATCTGACGCCAGGGTTGTTTTAGTTGATGACCACCGCATGTTCTTGGCCGGTGTTAGTGCTGAAATTGGAGAAATGGTTGATGTGGTCGGCAAGGCCTCTAGCGTGAATGAGGCCATTGAGGTCATTTACAGGACCAAGCCGGATGTGGTGTTACTTGATGTACATATGCCTGACGGTGGCGGTGCTGAGGTATTGCGCCGAGTTGCTGACGCCCAACTCACCACCGAGCAAGGGGAACCGGTTCAATTTCTTGCCCTAAGTGTGTCAGATGATCCTACTGACGTTATTTCATTAATCCGTGCGGGTGCTCGTGGATATTTAACGAAGTCGGTGAATGCAACTGAACTCGTTGATGCCATCGAACGGGTACGCAGTGGTGATGCTGTCTTTAGTCCACGCTTGGCCGGTTTCGTTTTGGATGTATTCGCATCAAGCAAACAAGAACCTGTTGAACCTGTAGATGACCCCGATTATGACCAGCTCACACCTCGTGAACGAGAAGTTCTTCAATTGATTGCGCGTGGCTATGCCTATAAACAAGTCGCAAACCGCTTAGATATCAGCGTAAAAACGGTAGAAAGTCATGTTTCGAGCGTGCTCAGGAAACTACAACTATCAAGTCGCTATGAATTAACACGCTGGGCGACCGATAGACGTATTGTGTAA
- a CDS encoding mycothione reductase: MPHYDLAILGTGSGNTIIRSEMKDWKIAVVEPWTFGGTCLNRGCIPSKMFVHAADVAHTAETGHLYDVQSNVIDVHWEAIRDRVFGRIDPIAESGRSFRANAENVDVYDQPAVFVGDHKIKSGDHEFTADRIVISVGSTPTMIDIPGIDGLDIDTSDTIMRLEKKPESLIIIGGGAIATEMGHIFNAYGTKVSMVQRSNRLLSREDVEVGTLITKLFHERGIDMHCGVNTTSIRKENGLFHLELDDGQTVTGERVLMVVGRTPNTLNMHCELTGVELDQFGKVKVNDYMEASAPNIWALGDCANRDLDLKHVANAHARTIANNLIHPDDKQPVWLPNTPRSTFSQPEVSSVGITEQEANEQGLDVIVHTQKYGNAAYGWALEDTTSFVKVVVDRSTRKLLGAHIIGPQASLLLQILVMGMTFDLTVDDIARKQIWPHPALSEVIEQCLLEV; encoded by the coding sequence ATGCCGCATTACGATCTTGCCATTTTGGGTACAGGTTCTGGAAATACCATTATCCGAAGCGAGATGAAGGATTGGAAGATTGCAGTAGTAGAACCGTGGACCTTTGGTGGGACGTGTTTAAACCGGGGGTGCATACCTTCTAAGATGTTTGTTCATGCCGCAGATGTTGCCCATACGGCTGAAACCGGACATCTATACGATGTTCAATCCAATGTTATTGACGTCCATTGGGAAGCTATACGAGATCGTGTATTCGGACGCATTGATCCCATAGCCGAAAGCGGGAGATCCTTCCGAGCGAATGCCGAGAATGTGGATGTATACGATCAGCCAGCTGTATTTGTCGGTGATCACAAAATCAAGAGTGGCGATCATGAATTCACCGCAGATCGTATTGTGATTTCGGTGGGATCGACACCCACGATGATTGACATTCCCGGTATCGATGGCTTGGATATTGACACCAGTGACACGATCATGCGGCTTGAAAAGAAACCTGAAAGCCTGATCATTATTGGTGGTGGTGCCATTGCCACTGAAATGGGGCACATTTTTAATGCGTACGGCACGAAAGTGTCGATGGTTCAGCGTTCAAACCGACTATTGTCACGGGAAGATGTTGAGGTTGGAACCCTCATCACTAAGCTCTTCCATGAGCGTGGTATTGACATGCATTGTGGCGTGAATACTACCTCCATCCGTAAGGAAAATGGGCTGTTCCACCTTGAACTTGATGATGGCCAAACCGTTACTGGTGAGCGCGTACTCATGGTTGTGGGGCGGACACCAAATACCCTGAACATGCATTGTGAGCTGACTGGTGTTGAGTTAGATCAGTTTGGCAAGGTGAAGGTCAACGACTACATGGAGGCCAGTGCACCCAATATCTGGGCGCTCGGTGACTGTGCGAATCGTGACCTCGACCTTAAGCATGTAGCGAACGCTCATGCACGAACCATTGCCAACAATCTCATCCATCCGGACGATAAACAGCCTGTATGGTTACCCAATACCCCCCGGTCGACATTCAGCCAGCCGGAAGTTTCTAGTGTTGGGATAACGGAGCAGGAAGCAAACGAACAAGGTCTTGACGTTATTGTCCATACACAAAAATATGGTAATGCAGCCTATGGGTGGGCATTGGAAGACACCACAAGCTTTGTAAAAGTCGTCGTTGATCGGTCAACCCGGAAACTCCTAGGTGCCCACATCATCGGCCCACAGGCTTCCTTACTTCTCCAGATCTTAGTCATGGGGATGACCTTTGATTTGACTGTTGATGACATTGCTCGTAAGCAGATTTGGCCACACCCGGCACTTAGTGAGGTCATCGAACAGTGTTTGCTCGAGGTCTAA